The Caulifigura coniformis genome includes a region encoding these proteins:
- a CDS encoding ECF-type sigma factor, with translation MSLTKLDDSVTEWVDRLRHGDRNAGDLLDLRYRDALLRMTRKKFANVISAAADEDDLVQSVFYAIWSAASRGSLAEVANRDSFWGLLLTITRNKAISRRRAIISRERIGGTAAQFSQIGDGQITSTLSADHTSTEVVEYLLEEQERLLLGLHDESERRVATYKLQGLSHPEIAAEMRVSVRTVERKLALIRIRWTEIRDSFEKG, from the coding sequence ATGTCACTCACTAAGTTGGACGATTCCGTCACAGAGTGGGTTGACCGTTTGCGGCATGGAGACCGAAACGCCGGCGATCTGCTGGACTTGCGCTACCGTGACGCCCTGTTGCGAATGACTCGTAAGAAGTTCGCCAACGTCATCTCCGCAGCAGCGGACGAAGACGATCTCGTTCAGAGCGTTTTTTACGCCATCTGGAGTGCTGCTTCACGGGGTTCGCTTGCGGAGGTGGCCAACCGGGACTCGTTCTGGGGGCTGCTCCTGACAATCACCCGTAACAAGGCGATCTCGAGACGTCGGGCGATCATCTCGCGAGAACGCATCGGCGGAACGGCAGCACAGTTCAGCCAGATTGGCGACGGGCAGATTACCTCGACACTTTCCGCTGATCACACGTCGACCGAGGTCGTCGAATATCTGCTCGAAGAACAGGAGCGGTTGCTTCTCGGACTCCATGACGAGTCAGAGCGTCGCGTCGCGACGTATAAGCTTCAAGGGCTCAGTCATCCAGAGATCGCCGCCGAAATGCGGGTCAGCGTTCGGACGGTCGAACGAAAGTTGGCGCTCATTCGCATCCGATGGACGGAGATCAGGGACTCGTTTGAGAAGGGCTAA
- a CDS encoding serine/threonine-protein kinase: MLEKIVDEICDEFESSLQRGDQPSIEELLATAGDDLRAELLEPLMALELEYQVRRGGSCYIDEWQIRFSGDRETVLNTFRSFLWEGSDSAIEHRCTDDLMLRHFRLKALIGRGAFGTVWLAFDSRLERDVAIKTPHCYVRPGHDGVISAPKEAATAARLRHAHILAVHDVSEIHGHWFMVTDFVTGGTLAEHLKTHSFSCHDAAVMASQIADGVAHAHSQGVVHRDLKPSNVLLDDRGNLLLADFGLAVSPGGPIPNDGFVCGSRAYMSPEQERGIYGGPRADLYSLGKIIDDLLEAATANDSVSTATVRPSSKAPAGNAWTTRWLGRIRERCCQCDPELRYGSADEVFADLAQVVAGRPPRTACGPRSERLAWNARRMLIPGSLGLLLLVMAIAIAARHSVSPPPHPDARLVRITTDPPGCELTIVPLDPVTDDPIPERLEKLSGKTPIETHLLPGDYLMVAVLDETHWLEVTRHIPARHEVMGYGSSSRRWRIRDGVIVLHDISIRSPLASIPMVVVPDSKGLLVSSPGIDPNLAERVDVPAFYVSTTTMNRESLLKRRGVQEGSPAAGNVFLNLARVIERTEFDGCRLASAAEYAAMVAHAKFLSKAGVRGVDDDVLEWTSSRPGARGAGIRPRIPVRERPQCLVMGAGGVILRNCEGAPVLQPTCEDRDQDRQYRELDFRYVRSIRPRTTPGDFVKSQRELACGTARPMIREKSPDPKREPESALPRDTAGRDK, encoded by the coding sequence ATGCTGGAAAAGATCGTTGATGAAATCTGCGACGAATTCGAGAGCAGTCTCCAGCGAGGTGATCAGCCCTCGATTGAAGAACTGTTAGCAACTGCTGGCGACGATCTTCGAGCGGAGTTGCTCGAACCACTCATGGCGCTGGAACTGGAGTATCAGGTTCGACGGGGAGGCAGTTGCTACATCGACGAATGGCAGATTCGCTTTTCCGGAGACCGAGAGACGGTCCTCAACACCTTCCGCTCCTTTCTGTGGGAAGGATCCGACTCCGCGATCGAGCACCGGTGCACCGATGACCTGATGCTCCGGCACTTCCGATTGAAAGCCCTGATCGGACGAGGGGCATTTGGCACGGTCTGGCTCGCATTCGACAGCCGCCTTGAGCGCGACGTCGCGATTAAGACACCGCACTGTTACGTAAGGCCTGGGCATGATGGCGTGATTTCGGCGCCGAAAGAAGCGGCGACGGCGGCACGGCTAAGACATGCCCATATCCTCGCTGTCCACGACGTGTCGGAAATCCATGGTCACTGGTTCATGGTCACCGATTTCGTCACGGGCGGGACTCTGGCAGAGCATCTTAAGACCCACTCATTCTCCTGCCATGACGCCGCTGTGATGGCCAGTCAGATCGCCGACGGGGTGGCCCATGCGCACTCGCAAGGCGTGGTTCATCGCGACCTAAAACCGTCCAATGTCCTGCTGGATGATCGCGGAAACCTGCTGCTGGCCGACTTTGGGCTGGCGGTCTCGCCGGGCGGTCCTATCCCCAACGACGGGTTCGTTTGCGGTTCACGGGCCTACATGTCCCCCGAACAGGAACGCGGAATCTACGGAGGGCCTCGAGCCGATCTCTACTCGCTGGGCAAAATCATTGATGACCTGCTCGAAGCTGCCACGGCCAACGATTCGGTTTCGACTGCGACGGTCCGCCCATCATCGAAAGCCCCCGCCGGAAACGCGTGGACGACGCGTTGGCTCGGCCGGATTCGGGAAAGGTGCTGTCAGTGTGATCCCGAACTTCGCTATGGCTCCGCCGATGAAGTCTTCGCCGACTTGGCACAGGTGGTCGCCGGACGTCCTCCGAGGACAGCTTGCGGACCGCGCTCAGAACGCCTTGCCTGGAATGCGAGGCGAATGCTCATACCGGGCTCTCTTGGTTTGCTGCTCCTGGTGATGGCAATCGCCATTGCTGCCCGCCATTCGGTGAGTCCGCCACCTCATCCCGATGCCCGACTGGTCCGAATCACGACAGATCCGCCGGGCTGTGAGTTGACCATCGTTCCGCTTGATCCCGTCACGGACGATCCCATTCCGGAGCGACTGGAAAAACTGTCGGGGAAAACACCGATCGAAACTCACCTGCTTCCGGGTGACTACTTGATGGTGGCGGTCCTGGATGAAACGCACTGGCTGGAGGTGACGAGGCATATTCCGGCGCGTCATGAGGTGATGGGGTACGGCTCATCGAGCCGGCGTTGGCGGATCCGCGATGGCGTCATCGTATTGCACGACATCAGTATCCGATCGCCGCTGGCATCGATCCCTATGGTGGTCGTGCCTGACTCGAAGGGATTGCTCGTCAGCTCACCGGGAATCGATCCCAATCTTGCCGAACGAGTCGACGTTCCTGCCTTTTATGTCTCGACGACAACGATGAATCGAGAATCGCTTTTGAAACGCAGGGGAGTCCAGGAAGGATCTCCCGCCGCAGGGAACGTGTTTTTGAATCTGGCGCGAGTGATCGAAAGGACGGAATTCGACGGCTGCCGGTTGGCCTCCGCCGCAGAGTATGCAGCGATGGTCGCACATGCCAAATTCCTGTCGAAGGCCGGTGTTCGTGGAGTGGACGACGACGTCCTGGAGTGGACATCCAGTCGCCCGGGGGCTCGCGGAGCGGGGATCCGTCCAAGAATTCCGGTCAGGGAACGGCCTCAATGCCTGGTGATGGGTGCGGGCGGCGTCATCCTTCGTAATTGCGAAGGTGCACCCGTGCTGCAGCCCACATGCGAGGATCGCGACCAGGATCGTCAGTACCGCGAACTCGACTTCCGATATGTTCGAAGCATTCGGCCGCGGACGACTCCCGGCGACTTCGTGAAGTCGCAGCGGGAACTCGCCTGCGGGACCGCTCGTCCAATGATCAGGGAGAAGTCGCCAGATCCGAAGCGCGAACCGGAGTCTGCGTTGCCACGGGATACCGCCGGCCGCGATAAGTGA
- a CDS encoding DUF1559 family PulG-like putative transporter, with product MTRRYGFTLIELLVVVAIIAILIALLLPAVQSAREAARNMICKSHLRQIGLALHNYHDTFSTFPIGGYVQPRGGTYLSGSSFWVALFPYLEEGPVAAAYNTSVPGSGEPATNGKVIDGHIQKVLHCPSSILPPLERVSGFAIQHPSYLGISGATADASTGDEFTDQERVKFPPCNSTVGLGWMSWGGVLVANQNIPLKLINDGTTCTIVVGEASATVKSSTGAEGRLGGADGHGLQRGTPSIGTGANYTLPPAKRPTRCANLSTIADPVNVKQVNLAPGCFSSTPNRPLKSSHPGHVNVLVADGSVQSLTDHSDLQLLKKRACRSDQCLTEAW from the coding sequence ATGACGCGGCGTTACGGCTTCACTCTGATTGAACTGCTTGTCGTCGTGGCGATCATCGCCATTCTGATCGCACTGTTGCTTCCGGCAGTGCAATCGGCCCGCGAGGCCGCTCGCAACATGATCTGCAAGAGTCATTTGCGGCAGATCGGACTCGCCCTGCACAACTACCACGACACATTTTCAACGTTCCCCATCGGTGGTTACGTGCAGCCGAGAGGTGGAACCTACCTGTCTGGGAGTTCGTTCTGGGTTGCGCTGTTTCCCTACCTCGAGGAAGGACCAGTGGCCGCGGCGTATAACACGTCCGTGCCTGGAAGTGGCGAGCCCGCAACCAATGGAAAAGTCATTGATGGTCACATTCAGAAGGTGCTCCACTGCCCGAGTTCGATCCTTCCCCCTCTCGAGCGTGTCAGCGGATTCGCAATTCAGCACCCATCCTACCTGGGAATTTCCGGGGCGACTGCAGATGCCTCCACTGGGGACGAGTTTACGGACCAAGAACGTGTGAAGTTTCCGCCTTGCAACAGCACCGTCGGGCTCGGGTGGATGTCGTGGGGAGGTGTGCTGGTCGCGAACCAGAACATTCCTCTCAAGCTGATCAACGACGGGACAACTTGCACCATCGTTGTCGGTGAGGCGTCGGCAACAGTGAAGTCCAGTACAGGAGCCGAGGGCCGGCTGGGCGGGGCTGACGGACATGGACTTCAACGAGGGACTCCATCGATCGGAACCGGCGCCAATTACACGCTTCCACCCGCCAAGAGGCCGACCCGCTGTGCCAACCTGTCGACGATCGCCGACCCGGTCAACGTCAAGCAAGTCAACCTCGCGCCGGGTTGCTTCTCGAGCACACCGAACCGTCCCTTGAAGTCGTCCCATCCGGGACATGTCAACGTTCTCGTTGCGGATGGTTCGGTTCAATCGCTTACGGATCATTCCGATCTTCAATTGCTGAAGAAACGGGCCTGTCGGTCTGACCAGTGTCTTACTGAAGCCTGGTAG